One genomic window of Streptosporangiales bacterium includes the following:
- a CDS encoding ABC transporter permease subunit gives MIEFLDANSPRILAGLVQHLYLSVLPIIIGLVLAIPLGMAAVRSRWIDAPLLGASSVAYSIPSLALFIVMPGILGTQILDPINVIVALSLYTLALLFRSVTDGLKAVPEPVRMASTAMGMRRLRQLLTVELPIAVPVIAAGLRVTSVSNISMVSVGALIGVGGLGDLFTYGFQIGSLPLILTGIVLSVALAFLADLIIVVLQRMLTPWARAREAR, from the coding sequence ATGATCGAGTTCCTGGACGCGAACTCGCCGAGGATCCTCGCCGGCCTCGTGCAGCACCTCTACTTGTCAGTGCTACCGATCATCATTGGTCTCGTGCTTGCCATCCCTCTCGGCATGGCAGCGGTGCGTTCCCGGTGGATCGACGCACCGCTGCTCGGCGCGTCCAGCGTCGCCTACTCGATCCCGTCGCTCGCCCTCTTCATCGTGATGCCTGGCATCCTCGGCACGCAGATCCTCGACCCGATCAACGTGATCGTGGCGCTGTCGCTCTACACCCTCGCGCTGCTGTTCCGCAGCGTCACCGACGGCCTGAAGGCCGTGCCGGAACCGGTGCGGATGGCGTCCACCGCCATGGGGATGCGCCGGTTGCGGCAGCTGCTCACCGTCGAGCTGCCGATCGCCGTACCCGTCATCGCGGCGGGGTTGCGGGTGACGTCGGTCTCCAACATCAGCATGGTCAGCGTGGGCGCGCTGATCGGCGTCGGCGGGCTCGGTGACCTGTTCACCTACGGGTTCCAGATCGGCTCGCTGCCGCTGATCCTCACCGGCATAGTGCTCTCCGTAGCGCTTGCGTTCCTGGCCGACCTGATCATCGTGGTGCTGCAACGGATGCTCACACCCTGGGCCCGGGCGAGGGAGGCGCGCTGA
- a CDS encoding ATP-binding cassette domain-containing protein: MIEFESVTKRFPGAAIGVDELSLQIPTGQITVFVGPSGCGKTTSLRMINRMIEPTSGRITQDGDDLSKVDKATLRRRMGYVIQQVGLLPHRTIIDNVCTVPYLLGQSKAAARKAGMQLLERVGLDPSHAKRYPAQLSGGQQQRVGVARALAADPPVMLMDEPFSAVDPIVRENLQDEFLRLQQDLSKTIVFVTHDIDEAIKLGDQVAVFGGGGRVVQIAPPAELLASPKDEFVESLVGRDRGYRRLSFVTAAGLPTEPVATVATGSPPSDVRAAAARADRRWLLSIDPDQHPVAWLDGHDQSDDEIAHVPVGTTYTTADTCRTALDGALASPAGLAVQVDAEGRVVGAVGHDQIAQYVTALRSAEAEAEPAP, from the coding sequence GTGATCGAGTTCGAGTCCGTCACTAAGCGTTTCCCCGGCGCAGCGATCGGTGTCGACGAGCTCAGCCTGCAGATCCCGACCGGCCAGATCACCGTGTTCGTAGGTCCTTCCGGCTGCGGCAAGACCACGTCGCTGCGCATGATCAACCGGATGATCGAGCCGACGTCCGGCCGGATCACGCAGGACGGCGACGATCTCAGCAAGGTCGACAAGGCCACGCTGCGCCGGCGGATGGGCTACGTCATCCAGCAGGTGGGCCTGCTGCCGCACCGCACCATCATCGACAACGTCTGCACGGTGCCCTACCTCCTCGGCCAGAGCAAGGCGGCGGCCAGGAAGGCCGGCATGCAGCTGCTCGAGCGGGTCGGGCTCGATCCTTCGCACGCCAAGCGCTACCCCGCACAGCTGTCCGGCGGTCAGCAACAGCGGGTGGGGGTCGCCAGAGCGCTGGCCGCGGACCCGCCGGTGATGCTGATGGACGAGCCGTTCAGCGCCGTCGACCCGATCGTGCGGGAGAACCTGCAGGACGAGTTCCTCCGGCTGCAGCAGGACCTCAGCAAGACCATCGTGTTCGTCACGCACGACATCGACGAGGCCATCAAGCTGGGCGACCAGGTCGCGGTCTTCGGCGGCGGCGGCAGGGTCGTACAGATCGCGCCGCCCGCAGAGCTGCTCGCCAGCCCGAAGGACGAGTTCGTGGAGAGCCTCGTCGGTCGCGACCGCGGCTACCGCAGGCTGTCGTTCGTCACCGCGGCCGGTCTGCCCACCGAACCGGTCGCCACCGTCGCCACGGGCAGCCCGCCGTCGGACGTACGCGCGGCGGCCGCCAGGGCCGACCGGCGGTGGCTGCTCAGCATCGACCCCGACCAACACCCGGTGGCCTGGCTCGACGGCCACGACCAGTCCGACGACGAGATCGCCCACGTACCCGTCGGCACGACCTACACCACGGCCGACACCTGCCGCACCGCACTCGACGGCGCGCTGGCCTCACCCGCCGGACTAGCCGTCCAGGTGGACGCCGAGGGGCGCGTGGTCGGCGCGGTCGGCCACGACCAGATCGCGCAGTACGTCACCGCGTTGCGCAGCGCCGAAGCCGAGGCAGAGCCAGCACCGTGA